A portion of the Candoia aspera isolate rCanAsp1 chromosome 18, rCanAsp1.hap2, whole genome shotgun sequence genome contains these proteins:
- the UBE2J2 gene encoding ubiquitin-conjugating enzyme E2 J2 has translation MSSASNKRAPTTATQRLKQDYLRIKKDPVPYICAEPLPSNILEWHYVVRGPEMTPYEGGYYHGKLVFPREFPFKPPSIYMITPNGRFKCNTRLCLSITDFHPDTWNPAWSVSTILTGLLSFMVEKGPTLGSIETTEFTKRQLASQSLEFNVKDKVFCELFPDMVEEIKQKQKARDDLHSRPPTLPLPDVIPDGEAHHGQNGLLILNGHPPLAAANNPLGLQQANRRHGLLGGALANLFVIVGFAAFAYTVKYVLRSIAQE, from the exons ATGAGCAGCGCCAGCAACAAGCGCGCCCCAACCACGGCCACCCAGCGACTCAAACAGGACTACCTGCGCATCAAAAAAGACCCAGTGCCTTATATTTGTGCTGAGCCCTTGCCATCCAATATCCTTGAGTG GCATTATGTTGTACGAGGACCTGAAATGACACCATATGAAG GTGGCTATTACCATGGGAAGTTAGTTTTCCCCAGAGAATTTCCTTTTAAACCTCCTAGTATTTATATGATAACACCAAATGGAAGATTTAAATGCAATACGAG GTTATGTCTTTCCATTACTGATTTCCACCCTGACACATGGAACCCGGCTTGGTCAGTCTCCACCATCTTGACAGGCCTTCTTAGTTTTATGGTTGAAAAAGGGCCCACTCTGGGCAGTATAGAAACAACAGAATTTACA AAGAGGCAACTGGCTTCGCAGAGTTTAGAATTTAACGTAAAAGACAAAGTCTTTTGTGAATTGTTTCCTGACATGGTGGAG GAAATCAAGCAGAAGCAGAAGGCGCGAGACGACCTGCACAGCCGGCCGCCGACTCTCCCACTTCCGGACGTCATCCCTGACGGGGAAGCTCATCACGGCCAGAACGGCCTGCTGATTCTTAACGGGCACCCGCCTTTGGCTGCGGCTAACAACCCCCTCGGCCTCCAGCAAGCCAACCGCCGCCACGGACTCCTGGGTGGAGCGTTGGCGAACTTGTTTGTTATAGTGGGCTTTGCGGCCTTTGCGTATACAGTGAAGTATGTCTTGAGGAGCATTGCGCAGGAGTGA